GTAATGAGAAGCACGAACTAGGTCGAAAGTAGGCGCGGTCAGAATTCGCCTAACAAGTCATTAAATCAGGACAAATAACAGTAGGCTTTTGCTCCTACGTCGCTAATTTAGCCAACAATTATTTGCCTCTTAATGAGGCGTATATGCCAAAGGGAGAACGATGGAGCAAAGCTAACAAGTAGCAGCAACGGATTTATAAACCTGTCGTTTTGCATAAAACCCGCAAAACAAGCGCCTGTTTCACAAGGCAGCTGTGCAGGCGTTAACTCACAATTATTGCCTCTAACTGAGGTATTTCGCTTTAATTAGAAATAACCGGATATCATGTTTGAATTAAAAACAATCGCACTTTTTTTCGTTACAGCTATTGCTGAAATCATTGGCTGTTATTTACCATATCTTTGGCTTAAACAAGATAAGAGTATATTACTGCTAATTCCTGCTGCAGCAAGTCTTGCACTGTTTGCTTGGTTGCTATCTCTGCATCCTGAAGCGGCAGGTCGTGTTTATGCCGCATATGGTGGTGTCTACATTTTCGTCGCCATACTATGGCTCTGGGGAGTTGATGGTATTAAGCCAACTATGTGGGATATGATTGGCGCTTCAGTCGCGCTTGTTGGTATGGCTATTATTATGTTCGCACCTAGAGCCTCGTAACCTAGTCTGCTTTAAAAATGCTAATATCCACTTGGTAATGAGCTTATCATCGGCTTGATAGCTGAGTGATGCCATCGCTGATTCGATAGTATCGGCAGGGATAATATCACGGCGCTGCTCCATCAGCGCTGCAGAATATCGCGCAGTAAACTCTGGATGCCCTTGCAAGCCAAGAAAGTGAGAGTCCACTTGGAACATGCTATACGGACAAAAATCATTGCTCATCAATACGGTTGCATTACGGGGTAACTTACAGACTTGGTCTTGATGACAAACGACGAGCGCGATATTATCTTGCTTCGGCTGCATCCAGCCTTGCCCTGCTAGCACTTTAGCATGCGCAATCCCGACTCCCCATCCCAGTGGGCTTTTTTCAACTTCCCCGCCGAGTGCTTTTGCCATGAGCTGATGACCAAAACAGATGCCGACCAAGCCTTTACGAGCGACATAAAGCGAACGAATAAAGTCCTCCAGTTGGCGGATCCAAAAATCCTCATCGTTAACCCCCCATTTACTACCACTACAAACATACACATCACATTCATCAATATGTTGTGGAAGCTGGCCATCTATCACCAGATAAAAACGAAGTTCTAATACTTCATCAGTTTGCTTAAATAGCGTTTCAAACATAGACGCATAATTACCAAAATTAGGCTGTAAGCTCTCTCGTACATCATCACATTGTAGGATACCGACTTTCATTCCCTTACCTCCATACTGGTCACACGTACAAGTCGCCATGTATCGC
This Moritella sp. 5 DNA region includes the following protein-coding sequences:
- a CDS encoding YnfA family protein; this translates as MFELKTIALFFVTAIAEIIGCYLPYLWLKQDKSILLLIPAAASLALFAWLLSLHPEAAGRVYAAYGGVYIFVAILWLWGVDGIKPTMWDMIGASVALVGMAIIMFAPRAS
- a CDS encoding GMP synthase, coding for MKVGILQCDDVRESLQPNFGNYASMFETLFKQTDEVLELRFYLVIDGQLPQHIDECDVYVCSGSKWGVNDEDFWIRQLEDFIRSLYVARKGLVGICFGHQLMAKALGGEVEKSPLGWGVGIAHAKVLAGQGWMQPKQDNIALVVCHQDQVCKLPRNATVLMSNDFCPYSMFQVDSHFLGLQGHPEFTARYSAALMEQRRDIIPADTIESAMASLSYQADDKLITKWILAFLKQTRLRGSRCEHNNSHTNKRD